Genomic window (Paenibacillus sp.):
CGAAAATCGAAGGGATCTTGGTCATTCTGAACACGGTCGGAGGCGACGTGGAGGCGGGGCTCGCCATCGCGGAGATGATCGCGTCGCTGTCGAAGCCGACGGTGACGATCGTGCTCGGCGGCGGTCACTCGATCGGCGTGCCGATCGCGGTCAGCTCCGACTACTCGTTCATCGCGGCGACCGCCACGATGACGATTCACCCGATTCGGCTGAACGGGCTCGTCATCGGCGTGCCGCAAACGTTCGAATACTTGGATAAAATGCAGGAGCGCGTCCTGCGCTTCGTCCTGACGCATTCCGGCATCTCGGAGGAAAAGCTGAAGGAGCTCATGTTCAAAACCGGCGAGCTGACGAGGGACATCGGCACGACCGTCATCGGGCACGAGGCGGTCCGATACGGCCTTATCGATGCGGTCGGCGGCCTCGGCGACGCGATTCGGGAGCTGAACCGCAGGATCGAAGAACGGCGGGCGGCCAAGCGGGCGGAAGGCGGAGAAGGCGCGCAGGTCGGAGCCGCCGCGGGCGCTGCGGGAACGACGGCCGCGCCGGGAGTTCCGGGAGCGCTCGGGTCCCCGGTAACTCCGGGGAGGGTCG
Coding sequences:
- a CDS encoding ClpP family protease, which gives rise to MDRYETYESKSKAEQPEPFGERKSAVAENIVTLGNPNPPTTEQSNIYTMTIIGQVEGHVVLPPQNKTTKYEHLIPQLVAAEQNSKIEGILVILNTVGGDVEAGLAIAEMIASLSKPTVTIVLGGGHSIGVPIAVSSDYSFIAATATMTIHPIRLNGLVIGVPQTFEYLDKMQERVLRFVLTHSGISEEKLKELMFKTGELTRDIGTTVIGHEAVRYGLIDAVGGLGDAIRELNRRIEERRAAKRAEGGEGAQVGAAAGAAGTTAAPGVPGALGSPVTPGRVEH